AATGGCAGCACCAACCAATCACAAAGGGAGTGGCCCCCGGGGAAAGAGTGGAGGCTGGCAAGGCAAGCAGAGGGTGCTGTTCCCTGGGCTtgagccagggccctgggcacCGGCCCAGCCAGCTCTGTTGGGGGAAGAGCGGTCGGGTGGCAGTACCGCAGGACAGCAGCGTGGCCCCTGCTCTCCTGGCCCCTCTGAAGGCTTGGCAGAAGTTGTCCCCTTCAGCTCTGTCCCCTTCCACTGAGGCAGGCAGCCACAGGAAATCGGCTACAAGGTAATGACAGGATCCAATGGTGGCTTCGAAAGAGACACAGGAAGAACTCTAAGTATGCCCCATCCAGGTTGGTGCAGGGGAATCTATTTCCAGGGTGCCTCTCCCTTGGGGAGGAAATTCAAGGCCAGCTTTGAGCTAGAAGGTTCCAAAGCCTAAGTCACCTTGTGCTAGTCATCAACTTAAGAAGGCTACCTGTGGTCCCCAGTGTCACATCCAGACACCACTCAAAGTCAGCCTTATTCATTTGGCCATTCGGTCCAGCACCCTGGGCAGTGACCCCACGTCCCCAAGGCCAGAAGACCGATGGGAGCCCCAGGTCTCTGCCCAGGAGGGACTCGATTAAAAAGATCCcgacaccacccccacccctgcgcAAATCTGCACCACTAAGAGTCAGAGGGTAGTTTTGAAGGGATGTACCTTGGCCAGGTGAGGCCTTCTGACTCAAAGGGCTTCACTCTCCCTCAGCTCTTTGCTATTTTCGCCTTTGGGTGCTGCGGCTCCTACAGCGGGGAGACGGGAGCGATGGTTCGCTGCAACAACGAAGCCAAGGACGTGAGCTCCATCATCGTCTTGTTCGGCTATCCCTTCAGGTGAGCAGCCTGGCCCCGCCAGCCTCTCTCCCTGGACCAGCAGAGCCTGCTAGGTCTTTCTCTCCTCACTCCAAACCTGGGTCCTTCCTGCTCTTTAGAAATTTCAGACACACTGACCAGAGAAAAATATAAGGGAAATCAGACAGACCATTGTGGTAATAATGATCCAGTTAATAGCAGGTAACAGCAGCTTCACAGAAAGAACTCATGCAGTTCAGAATGGAGGATCATGGGAGTCTGGGCAAGCTGCTCAGGTCTCTCTGACCCTCAGCAGCCTCCTCCTTGCCTGGAAGGTAAGGACGCTTGTTAGCACTTTGATCCCAAAGAGCTGTGGTGGGTGCTTACCAGGCACGGGAACACCAGGAGGCTCACTGCGCCCAGGAGTAGAAGGGAAGAGTCTTTCCTGGGTATTTGGGAGCTGAGGGAGAGAGGACCCCAAGTATGCAGAGGACAGTGGGGACAGGGCTCACCTTTTCAGAAATTTCTAGTAGCAGCAGCCAACTGAGGTTGTCTTTTGTATACATTGGgatgtttgttttcctctctgttttgTCCAAAGTAGTCTCCCTGGGGCCTCAGGAAAGCGTGGAGTCCCGTGGCCTATGTTTGCGGTGGGGCAGAATGGAGCTCCGCCTCTGGTGGCTGGGCTACCAGGAAGAGATGGACTATATATGTTGTGCTTGTGACCTAAAGGGCCTGGGGATTCTTGGAAACCCTTGGTCACCGAACCTGGGCAGGCCGCtgagtgtgtggggtggggtggctgaaTGGGAGGCAGGGTTCCAGGGGACTCCCAGGGAAGCCCCAGTCCTGGCTGTAAGGTCTGTAGGATCCACCCCCTCTGGCCCTGTAAGAGTCGGGGGTCAGAGAGCACAGgatcccccccaaccccagcccctgcAGGACCCCCCTCCAGCTCAGCAGGCCCCCCATCACCTCCCCCTGCAGGTTGAACCGGGTCCAGTACGAAATGCCCCTCTGTGACGACGATTCCACCTCCAAGACCATGCACCTCATGGGGGACTTCTCCGCCCCGGCCGAGTTCTTCGTGACCCTGGGCATCTTCTCCTTCTTCTACACCATGGCTGCGCTGGTGTTCTACCTGCGCTTCCACAACCTCTACACGGAGAACAAGCGCTTCCCGCTGGCGGTGAGTGGACGCAAGCCAGAGCGGGTGGGGGCAGCCAGCACGGTGGCTTTCCTGCTCCAGGCTGCCTGCCCTTCAGGAACCGAGGCCCCCCGCAGCTCCTGGGGCTGAGGGCCCGAGCCTCAGGCCTCTGCTCTGCCAGCCTCCCACTGCCTGGCCTCCTCACCTGGGGGCAATAGCATCGAGAAGCGGGCTCCTGGGTCAGCCTGCGTGGGTTCAAATCCCGGCACTGTCCTTTACTAGCTGTGGGCTCTTGGAAAAGCTATTTACTCTCTAAACCTCTATGTCCTCCACCATAACATGGGAATGAAATAGTACCTATTATTGACATTATTCCCCCTGtgctttctccccatcccaggcATGCGAGGTGAAGGGGTGTCCGCAGGGACCCCGTTTGCCACTGGTTGCAGATGAGTGGTGGTCGATCAAAGGAAAGGCTAGGACGTCCAGGCACTACActggacacctgaaactactGTAGTCAACTAATTGAAAAATacgttttaaaaaagaaaactgttttcaaattttttaaggaaagtcagggaagggagagtggggagtcGAGGCCACTTGGGTTTTGGGGTGACACTGACCAGCAGATGCCCTGGTACCTTGCTGGCTGACCTGGGTTCTGAGGACGTGGGTGAGGGCCGTCCTGGGGGTGGCGGGATTTCTTCCGGGGCAGTGAGCAGGCTCACGGGGACTGTCCGGGCCCCCTGAGGCTCCAGGTGGGACGCGGAGAGGCGGCTGTCCGGGGACCCCAGGACCCCAGCGCATTACAGCAAGAGGAAGAGAAGTGGGGAATCCCGGGGTGCGATTGTGCTTCCTGtccctctgctcctcccaggACTTCTGCGTGACcgtctccttcactttcttctggcTGGTAGCTGCAGCCGCCTGGGGCAAGGGCCTGACCGACGTCAAGGGCGCCACGCGGCCGTCCAGCCTGACCGCCGCCATGCCCGTGTGCCACGGCGAGGAGGCGGTGTGCAGCGCTGGGGCCACGCCCTCCATGGGGCTGGTCAACCTCTCCGTGGTGAGACCTGCGGCCACCAGAGGGGGTCTGGGGCAGGGAGGCGGTACTATCCCAGCTGCCCAGTTTTGTCCCAGCAGCGGGTTCTGAGAAGAACCCAGGGGGTGTCCCCCCACAGCTGGTATCCAGTTCTCCCAGAGTCATCGCCCCCTGTGCCTAACGCTGGCTGCTGTCTCCGAGAAGTCATTTTGGGATGGGGGACCCCGAGAGTCACTCAGcctcctgtcccttcctcctgctgcacCCTGCCCTCCCATTTCCCTGCTCTTCTCTGCACCCTCACTCCCGCTGCCTCTTCACCGCCTATGGGAAGGCGGAGCCCAGGGCTGTGGCCGCGCTCAAAGCTGCGCGCAGATCCAGAGGGTTGGGGAAGGGGCTCACTGTCACTCAGGCCTCCAGGCTGGAGAAAGGCTTTGGGCAGCAGTGGGTCCCGCAGGTATGCGCATTTGTGGCCCTCCCAACTGTCACGGCGTTGACGTATTTTCATATCAGCTGGGAAGTAACTGAGGCCCCCCGAGCTCTTCAAATGTCCCCTGTCATGCCAGCCACCAACCCTACCCTGAAAATGGTCTGAACCTCCCCAAGGCTCAGCACTGAAGGGTTTAATGTCTGACACACCAGGGGGCCTTCCAGACCTTGCTGGTACCCTGCTGATAGGtttcacccccgcccccaacattTTACTGTAAAAATTTTCACACATGCAGCAGAATTTTACAATGAACACCCACGTACTCATCACCTAGATTGTACCATACCTGTCTGCTTCTTTTCATCTGTCAATCCATCTTATCTTTAATGCATTTCAAAGTTAATTGCAGGCATCAGTACCCTTCCCCCCCTAAATACTTCCTGCTGAtaggtttttttatattttgaataaatatgtGAGTAGAACCCTGGCCAGGTCCCTCCCTGGCTGGGTCTCTGGCCCTAGGGAAGGAGCACCTTGGACAGCTCTGGCCACACCCACCCAGCAGAAGGCTCCGGGAACAGGGCCCCACCCGGGCTGTGCCACCAGGGCCCTTGCTCCTTGCTGTGCTTTGCACGGTGCTCCACCGCAGGGGCCGGAGTCCCCCAGCGCCCACACCTCAGCTTGGGTGCATCTGTACACGGAGTTAGACACTGTCATCAGAGGACCCCCTAGTGGGTGATGACTTTGAACTCTGTCTCTCAACATCCCGTATCCTGTCTTTCAGCTTTTacagccctctgccctctccccgtCTGCCCCCCCACTCCAGGTACTCCCCTCCCTGTTCCCACGATGCCCCTTTCTCTTCTCACAAACTTCCCGATGTCCTTGCAGCTCTTCGGCTTTATCAACTTCTTCCTGTGGGCCGGAAACTGTTGGTTTGTGTTCAAGGAGACCCCGTGGCACgggcaggcccaggcccagggccaggctcccagCCAGGAGAGCGCAGCTGAGCAGGGAGCAGTGGAGAAGCAGTAGGCAGCCGCCCGCTCGGCTGCTCCGGAACAGGACATCACCTCTTAACCACCTCCGGCTTCCAGGACCGCCCCCTCcgtcctcctccacctcccctcccccaccattctGGGCTTGGAGCTTTGAGAAGTCCTCCTCGACGGATAGATGGACTGGGCAGGCAGCAGCTGTCAGAAACCTGGGCAGCCCTCACAGTGGCTTCCTGTCCTTCCTCTTGCTGGAGCCCCAGATGGGATGGCAGGAACTCAGGGCTTCTTGCCTACTGCCTGGACCCAGGCATCTTACTTGGGGCTGCAGGCCgcctcccagcctctgctgcGGGTGAGGGTTGCAGGCAGGAGACCAGAGCCCTGAGACTGGTTCCTAGCAGCCACTTCTATCAGCCTGTCAAtaaaagtggggggaggggaaactgGCTGGCAGCCTTCTCAACTGGTCCCTTGAATGGAGGGCCCACCAGTGGGTTAGTGAGCCCTCTTCAATCAGCGCCATCTAGGCCCCGTGCCTGCACTGATCTCCAGAGAGTCCTAGCTCCGTGTGCTTCCCACTCTCTCCTCCGACCTCTGCTTGCCCACAGAGCCCACCATGCGTGAACCGGGGAGGCTCACGAGCCCGGGAAATAGCCTTTAGAGGGTCCCGAGGAGGACTTAAACTCGGTGGGGAGCAAATACGTTGCAACTGCATTGAAATTCAAGAAACCAAAGCCAGGAAGCTTGCCAGGGAGTCGGTTTCTTCTGCTCCCTCAgtcctcctgcccctccaggcTGGGGCCCTTTCCACCAACACTCAAAACTCATGCCAGCCCTAAACTCCTTACCTTCCTCCCTGGCCTCCTTCCTAGGCTTGGTCTCGCAGGGTTCTAGGAGCATCTCCATCTCAGACCTCCCCCaacctctctgcccatctccatccaccctctcccccagccc
The sequence above is drawn from the Desmodus rotundus isolate HL8 chromosome 12, HLdesRot8A.1, whole genome shotgun sequence genome and encodes:
- the SYPL2 gene encoding synaptophysin-like protein 2: MSSTESPSRPADKSPREQVDRLLVGLRWRRLEEPLGFIKVLQWLFAIFAFGCCGSYSGETGAMVRCNNEAKDVSSIIVLFGYPFRLNRVQYEMPLCDDDSTSKTMHLMGDFSAPAEFFVTLGIFSFFYTMAALVFYLRFHNLYTENKRFPLADFCVTVSFTFFWLVAAAAWGKGLTDVKGATRPSSLTAAMPVCHGEEAVCSAGATPSMGLVNLSVLFGFINFFLWAGNCWFVFKETPWHGQAQAQGQAPSQESAAEQGAVEKQ